A genomic region of Elaeis guineensis isolate ETL-2024a chromosome 9, EG11, whole genome shotgun sequence contains the following coding sequences:
- the LOC105051042 gene encoding uncharacterized protein, protein MSGFGGAFWGTRALEIVKRNNSPGLLWKRIKLTTTRKANAKKRLRRVWQNEAVFRVCSEPPSAKISNSATAVKGGHK, encoded by the exons ATGAGCGGGTTTGGGGGGGCTTTTTGGGGGACGCGGGCGCTGGAGATCGTGAAGCGGAACAATTCGCCCGGTCTTCTGTGGAAGAGGATCAAGCTCACCACCACCCGCAAGGCCAACGCCAAGAAGCGCCTCCGCCGCGTGTGGCAg AATGAGGCAGTCTTCAGAGTTTGTTCTGAACCACCATCAGCAAAAATATCAAATAGTGCTACTGCAGTTAAGGGAGGACATAAGTAG
- the LOC105051130 gene encoding tetrahydroberberine oxidase-like: protein MEIPRNEGEDMASTPLAGFTILSLLLLAASSCVSAQSYEAFHQCFIDHTISAPGSKIYSPDTPSFYSIYNTTIRNSRFASTSGATKPAFIVTPISTLDVQAAVNCGKANGLRLRVRSGGHDYEARSSYSNGDPFVVLDLTNFRSITVDAAEETVWVGVGTTVSELYYNINTQTNNDTLAFTGSLCASVGIGGFIGGGGLSALSRKFGAAADNVVDAAIIDVNGRHLDRKDMGEDLFWAIRGGSSASFGVVLGYKVRLVSVPPTVTVFRVNRTSEQGLSRLVEKWQTVAHDSSGDFFIRILANAVGAGANRTILATFEGMFLGGRDGFLSVLQKSYPELGVEAKELTEMKWIESTLFFAGYPTTNTTLLLDRRPYKNRTFKGKSDFAREPIAAEAWDKIWKYLLDAEDKVLQIILSPWGGKFDEIAEDAIPFPHRKGNLINLQYFLFWPDSPDEVNKKHLDWMRGFYDFMAPYVSSNPRATYFNVKDLDLGTNKLGNTTYSDATIWGKPYFRDNFERLARVKAQVDPENYFWNEQSIPPFSA, encoded by the coding sequence ATGGAGATTCCAAGAAACGAAGGGGAAGACATGGCTTCAACACCACTAGCCGGcttcaccatcctctctctcctcctcctcgcAGCCTCTTCATGCGTATCAGCCCAGTCCTACGAAGCCTTCCACCAATGCTTCATTGACCATACCATTAGCGCCCCAGGCTCAAAAATCTACAGTCCCGACACCCCATCCTTCTATTCCATCTACAACACCACCATCCGAAATTCGAGGTTCGCGTCAACTTCCGGTGCTACGAAGCCGGCATTCATCGTGACCCCGATCAGCACCCTCGATGTCCAGGCTGCGGTCAATTGTGGCAAGGCCAATGGCCTGCGCTTGAGGGTCCGGAGCGGAGGCCACGATTACGAGGCCCGCTCCTCTTACTCAAACGGAGACCCTTTCGTCGTCCTCGACCTCACCAACTTTCGCTCCATCACGGTCGATGCGGCCGAGGAGACTGTATGGGTCGGGGTTGGCACAACGGTCAGCGAGTTGTACTACAATATCAATACCCAAACCAACAACGACACCCTCGCATTCACCGGGAGCCTCTGTGCGAGCGTCGGCATCGGTGGGTTCATCGGCGGTGGTGGGCTGAGTGCTCTGAGTAGAAAGTTTGGTGCCGCAGCCGACAACGTCGTGGATGCCGCGATCATAGATGTCAACGGCAGACACTTGGATAGGAAAGATATGGGTGAGGATCTCTTTTGGGCCATAAGAGGAGGAAGTTCCGCCAGCTTCGGCGTCGTGCTAGGTTACAAGGTCCGATTAGTCTCCGTACCCCCTACGGTCACCGTGTTCAGGGTTAACAGAACCTCAGAACAAGGTTTAAGTAGGCTGGTGGAGAAATGGCAAACTGTTGCACATGATTCCAGCGGGGACTTCTTCATCAGAATCCTTGCGAACGCCGTCGGGGCTGGGGCGAACCGCACGATCCTGGCCACGTTCGAGGGCATGTTCCTCGGCGGGCGCGACGGCTTCCTCTCCGTGCTGCAGAAAAGCTACCCCGAGCTGGGTGTGGAGGCGAAGGAGCTCACCGAGATGAAGTGGATAGAATCTACTCTCTTTTTTGCGGGCTATCCTACGACGAACACGACCCTCCTGTTGGACAGGAGGCCGTACAAGAACAGAACCTTTAAGGGCAAGTCGGACTTTGCGAGGGAGCCTATTGCCGCAGAGGCATGGGACAAGATCTGGAAGTACTTGTTGGATGCGGAAGATAAGGTTCTTCAGATTATACTGTCCCCATGGGGAGGGAAGTTTGATGAGATAGCTGAGGATGCCATTCCTTTCCCTCACAGGAAAGGAAATTTGATCAACCTTCAGTACTTCTTGTTTTGGCCCGACAGTCCAGATGAGGTCAATAAGAAGCATTTGGATTGGATGAGGGGCTTCTACGACTTCATGGCTCCTTATGTTTCGAGCAACCCGAGGGCCACCTATTTCAACGTCAAGGATTTGGACCTGGGTACCAATAAACTTGGGAATACGACGTACTCCGACGCTACAATTTGGGGCAAGCCATATTTCCGGGACAACTTTGAAAGGTTGGCACGTGTGAAGGCTCAAGTTGATCCAGAGAACTACTTTTGGAATGAGCAAAGCATCCCACCTTTTTCTGCATAG